Proteins encoded within one genomic window of Tabrizicola piscis:
- a CDS encoding C40 family peptidase, producing MDKRTTPFSGRIALATLQGVMTARFTEGETAQIILPIANLLDKPGGARNRQLLLGADVTLIDRDQGHVFVQSVRDGYCGWISEKAVGRGPEVTHWVAAPATHLYSEPVVQAPEKGCLSIGSRLAVVGSWGAWANTPHGYVPMTHLRALDQHAPDPVTVAESLLGTPYLWGGNSRFGIDCSGLVQVAFHACGRDCPGDSDMQMAMGRGLVSGESLQRGDLVFWRGHVAIVVNDTLLIHANGHTMSVAYEGIREAVGRISAGGGGLVQARQRIV from the coding sequence ATGGACAAGCGCACGACCCCGTTCTCTGGCCGCATCGCCCTTGCCACCCTGCAGGGCGTGATGACGGCCCGCTTTACCGAAGGTGAGACGGCGCAGATCATCCTGCCCATCGCCAATCTGCTGGACAAACCCGGCGGCGCGCGGAACCGGCAGTTGTTGCTGGGGGCCGATGTCACCCTGATCGACCGGGATCAGGGCCATGTCTTCGTGCAATCGGTGCGGGATGGCTATTGCGGCTGGATATCGGAAAAAGCCGTTGGTCGCGGGCCCGAGGTCACGCATTGGGTGGCCGCCCCCGCGACGCATCTTTATTCCGAACCGGTGGTGCAAGCGCCTGAAAAGGGCTGCCTGTCCATCGGGTCACGGCTGGCGGTTGTTGGGTCCTGGGGGGCCTGGGCGAACACGCCGCATGGCTATGTGCCGATGACCCACCTGCGCGCGCTGGACCAGCACGCCCCGGATCCGGTGACGGTGGCCGAAAGCCTTTTGGGCACGCCCTATCTGTGGGGTGGCAATTCCCGCTTCGGGATCGATTGTTCGGGGCTGGTTCAGGTGGCGTTCCATGCCTGCGGGCGCGATTGCCCCGGCGACAGCGACATGCAGATGGCCATGGGCAGGGGCCTTGTTTCGGGCGAAAGCCTGCAGCGTGGGGATCTGGTCTTCTGGCGTGGCCATGTGGCCATTGTGGTCAATGACACGCTGTTGATCCACGCCAACGGCCATACGATGTCAGTCGCCTATGAAGGCATCCGTGAGGCGGTCGGCCGGATTTCGGCAGGTGGTGGCGGGCTGGTGCAGGCGCGGCAGCGGATCGTATAG
- a CDS encoding DUF2794 domain-containing protein, producing the protein MNAEAPIPFPTPSHGTDEVVSFNRKELGQILRVYGQMVAAGEWRDYAISALRDLAVFSVFRRTAEHPLYRIEKRPKMRLRQGLYAVVGMDGRVLRRGQDLEQVLKVLERRLIGPV; encoded by the coding sequence TCCCGTTCCCGACCCCCAGCCATGGCACGGATGAGGTTGTCAGCTTCAACCGCAAAGAGCTTGGCCAGATCCTGCGGGTCTATGGCCAGATGGTCGCGGCGGGCGAATGGCGCGACTATGCGATTTCAGCCTTGCGCGATCTTGCGGTGTTCAGCGTCTTTCGCCGGACCGCCGAACACCCGCTATACCGGATCGAGAAGCGCCCGAAGATGCGGCTGCGGCAGGGGCTTTACGCCGTCGTCGGGATGGACGGCCGCGTCCTGCGCCGGGGGCAGGATCTGGAACAGGTGCTAAAGGTGCTGGAGCGCCGTCTGATCGGCCCGGTTTGA